In the genome of Spirochaetia bacterium, one region contains:
- a CDS encoding response regulator, whose product MITVLVVDDEPLQLKMIRKTIPWDELGMNIIGEAQDGSKAIAMAEKTCPDIIIMDINIPHYNGLEAARMITSALPDTQILILTAYNKFTYAKQAIELGVLSFVLKPLDPEELVRGLRKARTRILQIKKEKNKILTLEQRVRNDGRKQTVLELLSGVPNSRLMFQESKLEGKICIAAFLEINMETKNIIKDFAMYMFPYAPCFDSKGIFIIIFCSGQLDDKTYFSKIKESYALYETKLKNKLCGAISTVYQTPSELYLAWQEILSILPQARETNSFVIMTEKELSHILADLPFRQNQMLVYLRLQQYDKAMHEVKAALILMKSHQEHQKFYILFAILSTFSLYFAEKGQNFHTLFADEIAQMDKATYKNDFSTIAHLIQCIMAYVQLPSPTAAQSAVEEKVNKAAEYVNLHFKDKELSLSIVAQEVGVNPNYLCDIFKKNKKQSLRAYIIATRLEFAMTFMREHPNFTLAAVADEAGYTDVSYFSKSFKKYFGCSPSHSIKQI is encoded by the coding sequence ATGATTACGGTACTTGTTGTTGATGATGAACCCTTACAGTTGAAAATGATTCGGAAAACTATCCCTTGGGATGAACTTGGCATGAACATCATAGGAGAAGCCCAAGATGGTTCAAAAGCCATTGCCATGGCAGAGAAGACATGTCCGGATATAATTATCATGGATATCAATATTCCACATTACAATGGCTTGGAAGCTGCCCGTATGATTACATCTGCCTTACCTGATACACAGATATTGATACTTACGGCTTATAATAAATTTACCTATGCAAAGCAAGCAATAGAACTTGGTGTGTTGAGTTTTGTCCTGAAGCCTCTTGACCCAGAGGAACTGGTTCGCGGATTGCGCAAAGCCCGTACTCGGATCTTGCAGATCAAAAAGGAAAAAAACAAGATTTTGACTCTTGAACAGAGAGTCAGAAATGACGGCAGGAAGCAGACGGTTCTTGAATTGCTTTCAGGTGTACCAAACAGCAGACTTATGTTTCAAGAATCAAAACTTGAAGGAAAAATCTGTATTGCTGCTTTTTTGGAAATCAACATGGAAACAAAGAATATTATAAAAGATTTTGCTATGTATATGTTTCCGTATGCACCATGTTTTGATTCAAAGGGCATTTTCATCATAATCTTTTGTTCTGGCCAGCTTGATGATAAAACTTATTTTTCAAAGATAAAGGAATCCTATGCCTTGTATGAGACAAAACTCAAAAATAAGCTTTGCGGAGCAATAAGTACGGTGTATCAAACTCCATCTGAACTCTATCTTGCTTGGCAGGAAATACTGTCAATTTTGCCACAGGCACGGGAAACGAATTCTTTTGTTATTATGACAGAAAAGGAGTTGTCCCATATTCTTGCTGATTTGCCTTTTCGTCAAAATCAGATGCTTGTCTATTTGAGGCTTCAGCAATATGACAAGGCAATGCATGAGGTCAAAGCCGCACTGATACTTATGAAATCACACCAAGAGCATCAGAAGTTCTATATCCTTTTTGCCATACTATCGACTTTTTCCCTTTATTTTGCTGAAAAAGGACAAAATTTCCATACTTTGTTTGCAGATGAAATCGCCCAGATGGATAAGGCCACATACAAAAATGATTTTTCGACGATTGCACATCTGATTCAATGCATCATGGCGTATGTACAGTTGCCGTCTCCGACAGCTGCACAATCTGCAGTAGAAGAAAAAGTCAACAAAGCGGCTGAATATGTCAATTTACATTTCAAGGACAAGGAACTTTCCTTGTCGATAGTTGCACAGGAAGTTGGTGTAAATCCCAACTATCTTTGTGATATTTTCAAAAAGAACAAGAAGCAATCTCTTCGTGCCTACATCATTGCAACCAGACTGGAATTCGCCATGACATTTATGAGGGAACATCCAAATTTTACATTAGCTGCCGTTGCCGATGAAGCCGGATATACTGATGTGAGTTATTTCAGTAAATCTTTCAAGAAATATTTTGGTTGTTCTCCTTCCCATTCCATAAAACAAATATAG
- a CDS encoding beta-galactosidase trimerization domain-containing protein: MSRLGLRQIHLDFHTSSAIDPVGDQFDPEEFAKTLEDAHVDSITLFSRCHHGNLYYDSKLFPQNVHPHLQPRNLLEQQVHSCHAHGIAVNVYTTIRWDKRCADEHPEWVCINPQGALDDYKGKGYFEAGFYKNLCINTGYRDYLKKQLQEVLQMVPAEGVWFDAAFLTDCCCPTCIRKMQELGLDPTDSNDRRAFSLQTYADLVKELSTLVRQINPKLNIFYNKGHVGFVDKAVQDYYSYFAFESLPGGEWGYMDFPLCAKYVRNFGKRCLGMTGRFHTEWGDFHSYRNKAALEFECYSMLANGCDCIIGDQLTPNGKLDSFMYKEIGDAFASVEQKDPWCEGAVPVVEIGLFTEEEFTDSVKVGHLPKATEGAARILMQLSYQFDIIDSTFDFSKYKLLILPDSIPVSKPFARKLSMYVAEGGKLLCSYHAGLLPNGDAFAMDLGVTYRGEAPYSPDFIIPTGRIGEGLCPSEHVMYRQGALVEVSDTGKLLANTTLPVFNRTWEHFCSHLHSPSSGKLGYPAIVCTEHSIYFIHPVFSLYQYNATPWCRTFVRNALRMLIMHPLVQHSGPTTIITNLMTQDEHERWVLHLLHYVPERSCDTMDIVDTVIPLHDINCVVWVPRAVKSVSCVPECRQIPFTYHPTGELTFCVPEVKGHQMIEINFATSAN; encoded by the coding sequence ATGAGTAGGCTAGGATTGCGTCAGATTCATCTTGATTTCCATACCAGCAGTGCCATAGATCCTGTAGGGGACCAGTTTGATCCGGAAGAGTTTGCCAAAACACTTGAGGATGCTCATGTCGATTCAATAACGTTGTTTTCCCGTTGTCACCATGGGAACCTTTACTATGATTCCAAGCTTTTCCCCCAGAATGTACATCCTCATTTGCAGCCGAGAAATTTACTGGAACAGCAAGTACACAGTTGCCATGCACATGGAATTGCAGTGAATGTCTATACGACGATACGATGGGACAAGCGATGTGCAGATGAACATCCTGAATGGGTTTGCATAAATCCTCAGGGTGCGCTGGATGATTACAAAGGCAAAGGATATTTTGAAGCAGGGTTTTATAAGAATCTTTGTATAAATACTGGTTACCGGGATTACCTCAAGAAGCAATTGCAGGAAGTTCTCCAGATGGTTCCTGCAGAAGGTGTATGGTTTGATGCTGCGTTCCTCACTGATTGCTGTTGTCCGACATGTATCAGGAAAATGCAGGAACTTGGTCTGGACCCGACAGACAGTAATGACCGAAGGGCTTTTTCTTTACAGACATATGCAGATTTGGTCAAGGAATTATCAACTTTGGTTAGACAGATCAATCCAAAACTAAATATTTTCTACAACAAAGGCCATGTCGGATTCGTAGATAAAGCAGTACAGGATTATTATTCTTATTTTGCTTTTGAATCCTTGCCTGGAGGAGAATGGGGCTATATGGATTTTCCTCTATGTGCAAAATATGTAAGGAACTTTGGCAAAAGATGTCTGGGTATGACAGGACGTTTCCATACCGAATGGGGTGATTTCCATTCATATCGGAACAAAGCTGCCTTGGAATTCGAGTGTTATTCCATGCTGGCAAATGGGTGTGACTGTATCATCGGAGACCAACTGACACCCAATGGTAAGCTTGATTCATTTATGTATAAGGAAATAGGTGATGCCTTTGCATCTGTAGAACAAAAAGACCCATGGTGTGAAGGAGCAGTCCCCGTAGTGGAAATCGGACTGTTTACCGAGGAAGAATTTACAGACTCTGTAAAAGTCGGACACTTGCCAAAGGCAACAGAAGGTGCGGCGAGAATATTGATGCAGCTATCGTACCAATTCGATATAATTGACAGTACTTTTGATTTTTCCAAGTATAAGCTATTGATTCTTCCTGACTCTATTCCTGTATCGAAGCCGTTTGCCAGAAAACTGTCCATGTATGTTGCTGAGGGAGGAAAATTACTTTGCTCGTATCATGCCGGATTGTTGCCGAATGGAGATGCTTTTGCCATGGACTTGGGTGTTACCTATAGAGGAGAGGCTCCATACAGTCCTGATTTCATTATCCCTACTGGTAGAATCGGAGAAGGACTTTGTCCTTCTGAACATGTCATGTATCGTCAGGGGGCCCTTGTGGAGGTTTCTGATACAGGGAAACTGCTTGCAAATACGACATTGCCCGTATTCAATCGTACTTGGGAACATTTCTGTTCGCATTTACATTCACCTTCTTCCGGGAAACTTGGCTATCCTGCCATTGTCTGTACAGAACACAGCATATATTTTATCCATCCTGTATTTTCACTGTATCAATATAACGCTACGCCTTGGTGCAGGACGTTTGTCCGCAATGCCTTGCGAATGCTGATCATGCATCCCTTGGTCCAGCATTCGGGGCCTACGACAATCATAACCAACCTGATGACACAGGACGAACATGAGAGGTGGGTACTCCATTTGCTTCACTACGTTCCTGAACGTAGCTGTGATACGATGGATATCGTTGATACAGTCATCCCTCTTCATGATATCAATTGCGTGGTATGGGTACCTCGTGCCGTCAAGTCCGTCAGCTGTGTTCCTGAGTGTCGACAGATTCCATTCACCTATCATCCTACCGGCGAATTGACATTTTGTGTCCCTGAGGTGAAAGGACATCAAATGATAGAAATAAATTTTGCTACATCTGCTAATTAA
- a CDS encoding carbohydrate ABC transporter permease, protein MDKKYSVSAIVKAVVIVSLILIWVLPLCGVFVNSFRPFSNAASSGWWHALSEHKFTMDNYRAMVSQRKFLQGFKNSVFITFPTVFFVLFFSSIAAYALFFTSVPHRKKLYEYIAALIIIPAEITLAPTLIILKSVHLQNTFPGIWMSHTAATLPFGIFLLGAFMSSIPKELIYAAKIDGAGIFKTYLRIVLPLSASSMVSLAIFDFLWVWNDLLRALIVIPDSQYRPLTAVLANAGGGYGEHITVQAAGAMLLLLPPLIFFLCTQRAFESGAIAGAVKG, encoded by the coding sequence ATGGATAAGAAATACTCTGTTTCTGCTATAGTTAAGGCAGTAGTCATTGTTTCGCTCATTCTGATCTGGGTACTTCCTCTCTGCGGAGTATTTGTGAATTCATTCCGTCCTTTCAGCAATGCAGCCAGTTCCGGTTGGTGGCATGCATTGTCAGAGCACAAATTCACCATGGATAACTATAGGGCAATGGTCAGCCAAAGAAAATTCCTGCAAGGTTTCAAGAACAGCGTTTTCATCACCTTCCCGACTGTTTTCTTTGTGCTCTTCTTTTCTTCCATTGCTGCATATGCACTGTTCTTCACTTCCGTACCACATAGGAAGAAACTATATGAATACATTGCTGCCCTGATCATCATACCTGCAGAGATTACGCTTGCACCGACGCTCATCATTCTGAAAAGCGTACATTTACAAAATACCTTTCCAGGGATATGGATGAGTCATACTGCAGCTACACTCCCGTTCGGAATTTTCCTGCTAGGTGCTTTCATGTCAAGCATTCCCAAGGAATTGATATATGCTGCAAAGATTGATGGAGCTGGTATATTCAAGACTTATCTGAGGATTGTACTTCCTCTGTCTGCCTCAAGTATGGTCTCGCTTGCAATATTCGATTTTCTTTGGGTCTGGAACGATCTGCTCAGAGCACTTATCGTCATCCCGGATTCACAATACCGTCCCCTTACGGCTGTTCTTGCAAATGCCGGAGGCGGCTATGGTGAGCATATCACGGTGCAGGCTGCAGGAGCAATGTTGCTGTTGCTGCCTCCGTTGATTTTTTTCTTATGCACTCAAAGAGCTTTTGAAAGCGGCGCCATTGCCGGTGCTGTCAAAGGCTGA
- a CDS encoding sensor histidine kinase produces the protein MLSINNKLKNVSLSHRLTLVNIIPIIAIMLVLTFLIKVIFTHIMIENAQKEYAVRFQQVSAGCAQVFQDAQQISTVLLTDAEVQRWFEIDTVPYSEKLRTQMDIESRLDYLDAIRFSSLFSNILIFNTAGDVVATNAVRKFADKQKELFTTKLKYITKPTWLVIPSEEGTKSVNTVSIGYLQPYRDYLSGKIIGYVMVLYDSHFLLSNFMHLQYGEMGQFLVVDSSTAEIEFASDEVKLHVSASQLHDIVTSGTDEKGIQVLDGTDYFLVQQPIAPLDWTMIGFISVSDMIAPGKNIIYTIYLIGVLASLIAFVINEITVHKLMKPIHDLVLTMQAFGKSGRSNHVAVTSADEIGILAQTYNTMTDKIQNLMEQVAIEQQNKHKFELSALQSQVNPHFLYNVLNSVCSLISLNEPESAIAMVHDISTFYRTSLSEGKDLIPLQEEMENLKSYIKIQSFRYEDKISYSVSLPQELLSCQIVKFTLQPLVENAIYHGVKEKDTEGHIQIIGSSDKKDICIRIIDDGKGMNTELAQKLLAPEAEITKGAFGLTNINKRIQLYFGKTYGLTIHSIPGSGTTVLVRFPYRLEKEENDDYGTCC, from the coding sequence ATGCTTTCAATTAACAATAAGTTAAAGAATGTATCTTTGTCTCATAGACTTACCTTGGTAAACATTATTCCTATTATTGCCATAATGTTGGTCCTGACATTTTTGATAAAGGTTATTTTTACCCATATCATGATTGAAAATGCACAGAAGGAATATGCAGTCAGATTCCAACAGGTATCTGCCGGTTGTGCACAGGTTTTCCAAGATGCCCAACAGATTTCAACAGTGCTGCTGACTGATGCTGAAGTACAGCGATGGTTTGAAATTGATACTGTTCCGTATTCTGAAAAGCTTCGCACTCAAATGGATATAGAAAGTCGCCTTGATTATCTTGATGCTATCAGATTCTCATCACTTTTCAGTAACATTTTGATTTTTAATACAGCCGGTGATGTCGTTGCAACAAATGCCGTCCGAAAATTTGCAGATAAACAAAAAGAGCTGTTTACTACAAAACTTAAATATATTACGAAACCAACATGGCTTGTTATTCCGTCAGAGGAAGGCACGAAGAGTGTAAATACCGTTTCAATTGGTTATCTGCAACCTTACAGGGATTATTTGTCCGGTAAAATCATCGGCTATGTTATGGTTCTGTATGACAGCCATTTCTTGCTTAGCAATTTTATGCATCTCCAGTATGGTGAGATGGGACAATTCCTCGTAGTTGATTCCTCTACGGCTGAAATTGAATTTGCCTCTGATGAGGTCAAACTGCATGTATCGGCTTCACAACTGCATGATATTGTTACTTCAGGTACTGATGAAAAGGGAATACAAGTCCTTGATGGAACAGATTACTTTTTAGTCCAGCAGCCGATTGCTCCCCTTGATTGGACGATGATTGGGTTCATTTCAGTCAGTGATATGATTGCTCCAGGGAAAAACATCATCTATACCATCTATCTGATCGGCGTGCTTGCGTCATTGATTGCTTTTGTTATCAATGAAATTACCGTACATAAGCTGATGAAACCGATTCATGATCTTGTCTTGACGATGCAGGCATTCGGCAAGAGTGGCAGAAGCAATCATGTTGCAGTGACTTCTGCTGATGAGATTGGGATTTTGGCACAGACATACAATACAATGACAGATAAAATCCAGAATTTAATGGAACAGGTAGCCATTGAGCAACAGAATAAGCATAAATTTGAGCTTTCTGCTTTGCAATCGCAGGTAAATCCTCATTTCCTTTACAATGTCTTGAATAGTGTATGTTCTCTTATCTCTTTGAATGAACCTGAAAGTGCTATTGCCATGGTCCATGATATCAGTACGTTCTATAGGACTTCCTTGAGTGAAGGCAAGGATCTGATACCATTGCAGGAAGAAATGGAAAACCTGAAGAGTTATATCAAGATTCAATCATTTAGGTATGAGGACAAGATTTCTTACTCAGTTTCCTTGCCGCAGGAACTTCTTTCTTGCCAGATAGTCAAATTCACCTTGCAGCCTTTGGTTGAAAACGCCATTTATCATGGTGTCAAGGAGAAGGACACTGAAGGGCATATCCAAATCATAGGATCTTCAGACAAAAAAGACATATGCATCCGTATCATTGATGATGGGAAAGGGATGAATACAGAATTGGCTCAGAAGCTGCTTGCTCCTGAAGCTGAAATTACGAAGGGTGCTTTTGGACTGACTAACATCAACAAACGGATACAATTGTACTTTGGAAAGACTTATGGCTTGACCATCCATAGTATTCCAGGTAGCGGTACAACAGTCCTTGTACGTTTTCCCTACAGATTGGAAAAGGAAGAGAATGATGATTACGGTACTTGTTGTTGA
- a CDS encoding sugar ABC transporter permease — MIASVFLQVPIGFALGFLIHYFNKGEKLFKAAFFIPMILSVTAVALLWNFIFFPTEKGILNSILLALGILKTPHQWLVDPSTSLICLIAVTTWTSVGYYMIICLSGLTAVPQSIVEASVLDGVTEFQKIRYMYVPLLWDSIKVSVIMVITGVLKVFDTVYILTPTGGTDNSTIVPALLMYNEAYRYSRYGIGSAIATLIFLLSILASIFSLRLMRQSSEEDTL; from the coding sequence GTGATTGCAAGTGTTTTTTTGCAAGTTCCCATAGGATTTGCCCTTGGTTTTCTGATTCATTATTTTAATAAAGGTGAAAAACTTTTCAAGGCAGCTTTTTTCATTCCGATGATCCTGTCTGTAACTGCAGTAGCTCTCCTATGGAATTTTATTTTTTTCCCTACTGAAAAAGGAATCCTCAACAGTATTCTTCTGGCACTTGGTATATTGAAAACTCCTCATCAGTGGCTGGTTGATCCTTCGACTTCTTTGATTTGCCTTATTGCTGTTACGACATGGACAAGTGTCGGTTACTATATGATAATCTGTCTTTCTGGATTGACTGCTGTCCCGCAAAGTATAGTTGAAGCATCTGTTCTTGATGGGGTGACAGAATTTCAAAAAATACGATATATGTATGTGCCTCTGCTTTGGGATTCAATAAAGGTTTCTGTCATTATGGTGATTACCGGGGTCCTGAAAGTGTTCGATACTGTTTACATACTTACACCGACAGGCGGTACTGATAATTCCACGATTGTCCCAGCGTTGCTTATGTACAATGAAGCATATCGCTACAGCAGATACGGAATCGGCAGTGCCATTGCAACGCTTATTTTTTTGTTGAGCATACTTGCTTCAATTTTCAGTTTACGTCTTATGCGACAAAGCAGTGAGGAAGATACTTTATGA
- a CDS encoding transposase, protein MGRKKDPNAKYRMKAFRSNGHRYAITTDPKINRKGIRVPDITVWGKLDEPFLFIPNIRFRLLSSDEKERFLFPEAWDLSRRYDRTGVPDDGPPYEGEDRYLLYGDSLMLDLLACDCGLKEDLETVFGRGRTAEILTIAYFRLIYGRSCSRLESSSKTQWYPSAGIDSSRITRLSQSVTKEQADRFMALRTSREGGAADWFGIDSTSISSHARDLADSRWGKNKEHDLARQVGLLVMYDMETGLPAHYRKLPGNIPDSRTLRLLLEELKSAGFSDYGLILDRAYLSKENLDLLVPEGIRAIFMAKTGDAKITKCIGEALSESGSITARGVFLRDHDCYAKDYEYPYCYRENEGKGHGTSVPQRLCLFFDPEARGAEDKALTVELLDEEESLLGHLEGGPAPDERLLKKFRRHFAVETDGDGTVISCSRDEEKIAGCRKRCGFFAIVCTNMDAREYPLGWVLSKYRMRDSQEKAFMYLKGWQGGRRLRTWTEPSTDGRVFFQFVALILNCYLHARYFSTSDGFRKRFATPWDVLDEMRSVRLVQLRGRSPKVSEFVGKQVDIFDEFGLEIPKGSRPGSRKKPKTSGKKKD, encoded by the coding sequence ATGGGCAGGAAGAAGGATCCGAACGCAAAGTACCGGATGAAGGCATTCCGTTCAAACGGCCATAGGTATGCGATAACCACAGATCCCAAAATCAACAGGAAGGGCATCCGTGTCCCCGACATCACCGTCTGGGGCAAGCTTGACGAACCCTTCCTCTTCATCCCCAACATCCGCTTCAGGCTTCTTTCTTCCGATGAGAAGGAAAGGTTCCTCTTCCCCGAGGCATGGGACCTGTCCCGCCGGTATGACCGTACAGGGGTTCCCGACGACGGTCCCCCATACGAGGGTGAGGATCGGTACCTGCTCTACGGCGACAGCCTCATGCTTGACCTGCTTGCCTGCGACTGCGGGCTGAAGGAGGATCTCGAGACCGTCTTCGGTCGCGGGCGTACCGCCGAGATCCTCACCATCGCCTACTTCCGGCTCATCTACGGACGCAGCTGCAGCAGGCTCGAGTCGTCGTCAAAAACCCAGTGGTATCCTTCCGCAGGGATCGACTCCAGCAGGATAACGAGGCTGTCGCAGTCGGTCACCAAGGAGCAGGCCGACCGGTTCATGGCACTCCGCACCTCACGCGAGGGCGGGGCTGCCGACTGGTTCGGGATAGACAGCACCAGCATATCCAGCCATGCAAGGGACCTGGCGGATTCCCGATGGGGGAAGAACAAGGAACACGACCTCGCAAGGCAGGTGGGGCTGCTTGTCATGTACGACATGGAAACCGGCCTTCCCGCCCATTACCGGAAGCTTCCCGGAAACATCCCCGACTCCAGGACGCTGAGGCTATTGCTGGAGGAACTCAAGAGTGCGGGATTCAGTGACTACGGCCTCATCCTGGACAGGGCGTATCTCAGCAAGGAAAACCTGGATCTCCTCGTGCCGGAGGGGATCAGGGCCATATTCATGGCGAAGACCGGTGACGCAAAGATCACGAAATGCATCGGAGAGGCCCTTTCCGAAAGCGGGAGCATCACGGCCAGGGGAGTGTTCCTCAGGGACCACGACTGCTATGCCAAGGATTACGAGTACCCCTATTGCTACAGGGAAAACGAAGGGAAAGGCCATGGGACGTCGGTTCCGCAGAGGCTCTGTCTCTTCTTCGATCCCGAGGCCAGAGGCGCAGAGGACAAGGCGCTCACCGTGGAGCTGCTTGACGAGGAGGAGAGCCTCCTCGGTCACCTGGAGGGCGGCCCGGCGCCGGATGAGAGGCTCCTGAAGAAATTCCGCAGGCACTTTGCCGTCGAGACCGATGGTGACGGGACGGTCATCTCCTGCTCGAGGGACGAGGAGAAGATTGCGGGATGCAGGAAACGCTGCGGGTTCTTCGCGATCGTCTGCACGAACATGGATGCACGGGAGTATCCGCTTGGGTGGGTCCTTTCCAAATACCGGATGCGGGATTCCCAGGAGAAGGCTTTCATGTATCTGAAGGGCTGGCAGGGAGGAAGGAGGCTCCGGACCTGGACGGAGCCCAGTACCGACGGAAGGGTCTTCTTCCAGTTCGTCGCACTCATCCTCAACTGTTACCTCCATGCCCGCTATTTCTCCACGAGCGATGGTTTCAGGAAGCGGTTCGCGACTCCGTGGGACGTACTTGACGAGATGCGGTCTGTCAGGCTTGTCCAGCTCAGGGGCAGGTCCCCGAAGGTCTCGGAGTTCGTCGGGAAGCAGGTGGACATCTTCGACGAGTTCGGGCTGGAGATCCCCAAGGGTTCAAGGCCCGGTTCCAGGAAGAAGCCGAAAACAAGCGGTAAAAAGAAGGATTGA
- a CDS encoding carbohydrate ABC transporter permease produces MNVRKILHLIGYVLFVCLAVANIYPLVFSLFCSLKGNLEIFQSFMALPKHFRYQNYITAWKVGRIGRYFANTIFLAAMTIVLSAAVGSLASYILSRFRFHSKNFVYFFFIAGLMIPMQAVLIPLSYLLGKLGAMNKYSVLILLFTGFCLPMTIMIITSYMKSIPRELEESAVMDYANTVQIFMLIIFPLIQPAIISVSIFNFIQVWNNLLFPLIFISDSSKGTISMGLLSFFGEFSTNYSASMAGICLTTIPVVIAYLFFQEKIENGIMSGALKG; encoded by the coding sequence ATGAATGTTAGGAAAATTTTGCATTTGATTGGTTATGTCCTGTTTGTTTGCCTTGCAGTGGCTAACATTTATCCTCTTGTTTTCTCCTTGTTCTGCTCTTTGAAAGGTAATTTGGAAATATTCCAGTCTTTCATGGCTTTACCAAAGCATTTCCGATACCAGAATTATATAACGGCATGGAAAGTCGGGAGAATCGGACGATATTTTGCAAATACTATTTTTCTTGCTGCAATGACCATTGTATTGTCTGCCGCAGTGGGCTCGCTTGCCTCATATATTCTTTCACGGTTTCGTTTTCACTCAAAAAATTTTGTTTACTTTTTTTTCATTGCCGGATTGATGATTCCGATGCAGGCCGTACTGATTCCTCTTTCTTATCTGCTGGGAAAACTCGGGGCAATGAACAAATATTCAGTATTGATTCTGTTGTTTACAGGATTTTGTCTTCCTATGACGATAATGATCATTACCAGTTACATGAAAAGTATTCCAAGAGAATTGGAAGAGTCTGCTGTAATGGATTATGCCAATACGGTTCAGATATTCATGTTGATTATTTTTCCTTTGATTCAACCTGCAATTATCAGCGTATCAATATTTAATTTTATTCAGGTGTGGAACAATCTGTTGTTTCCTCTGATTTTTATTTCGGATTCAAGCAAAGGTACTATCTCAATGGGGCTTTTGTCTTTCTTCGGAGAGTTCAGTACAAATTATAGTGCTTCAATGGCAGGTATTTGCCTCACGACAATTCCTGTCGTAATTGCTTATCTGTTCTTTCAGGAGAAAATTGAAAATGGAATTATGTCCGGAGCATTAAAGGGATGA
- a CDS encoding extracellular solute-binding protein: protein MRKMLVSITIGLLLCCSGQLFANGTGETTKVQQSNDKVKITFMSRDSGDTPMAKVYEEQLAAFQKENPNIVVQNDSIYEESAYNNKLKVEISTGVTPSIFYYPAIAGLTEWAKNGVIMDLSPALDANPEWKDSFLDGALDTYRLDAYDVKGIYAIPNESNVDAIFYNKALFKKAGITALPTTMDELYADFDKLNAAGITPFGVGGKTTWVMGHIFNNILFKQIGLKGVVALGTGQKKWTDPDVVKALEIAKQLKDKGAFAKGFEGMDYNTQMNQFLSGEVAMISHSSPIIPEIMASDSEIKDQFSFFPFPYFADKPEYKDLHVIYTSGLMVSGSMSKAQQDATIKLLEYLTTKQAIKARMDKAKRIAPFKDAQVPDSAPQIFKDMIAYSSTIKKSGGEYFDYDTSSSLVDVSRNAILDMMLGKSAQETANTIQKSLDASR, encoded by the coding sequence ATGAGGAAGATGTTGGTAAGTATTACGATTGGGTTACTGCTATGTTGCAGTGGACAATTGTTTGCGAATGGTACCGGAGAGACTACCAAGGTACAGCAGAGTAACGATAAGGTCAAAATTACCTTTATGAGCCGTGACAGTGGTGATACTCCTATGGCCAAGGTGTATGAAGAACAATTGGCCGCCTTTCAGAAGGAGAACCCGAATATTGTTGTACAGAATGATTCGATTTATGAGGAATCTGCCTACAACAATAAGCTGAAGGTTGAAATTTCTACCGGAGTTACTCCCAGTATCTTTTACTATCCAGCAATTGCCGGATTGACTGAATGGGCAAAAAATGGAGTAATCATGGACCTGAGTCCGGCATTGGATGCTAATCCGGAATGGAAGGATTCATTCCTGGACGGAGCCTTGGATACCTATAGGCTGGATGCATATGACGTAAAAGGTATCTATGCTATTCCTAATGAAAGCAATGTTGATGCAATCTTCTATAACAAGGCCTTGTTCAAGAAAGCGGGTATAACTGCACTTCCTACAACTATGGATGAACTTTATGCTGACTTTGATAAGTTGAATGCAGCAGGTATTACTCCTTTTGGTGTAGGTGGAAAAACAACATGGGTAATGGGGCATATATTCAATAATATCCTTTTCAAGCAAATTGGATTGAAAGGTGTTGTTGCACTTGGAACCGGACAGAAAAAGTGGACTGATCCTGATGTTGTCAAAGCTCTGGAAATAGCAAAACAACTGAAGGATAAAGGTGCCTTTGCCAAAGGCTTTGAGGGCATGGACTATAATACCCAGATGAATCAGTTCCTGTCTGGTGAAGTGGCAATGATTTCCCATAGCAGCCCTATTATTCCGGAAATCATGGCTTCGGATTCAGAAATTAAAGATCAGTTCAGCTTTTTCCCATTCCCTTATTTTGCGGACAAGCCGGAATATAAAGACTTGCATGTCATTTATACTTCAGGATTGATGGTTTCCGGTTCAATGAGTAAGGCCCAGCAGGATGCTACGATCAAGTTGCTTGAATATCTGACAACCAAGCAAGCAATCAAGGCCAGGATGGATAAAGCAAAGCGGATTGCTCCGTTCAAAGATGCCCAAGTCCCTGATTCTGCACCGCAGATTTTCAAAGATATGATTGCTTATTCAAGTACTATCAAAAAATCAGGAGGAGAATATTTTGACTATGACACTTCATCGTCATTGGTTGATGTATCTCGAAATGCAATCTTGGATATGATGCTTGGCAAATCTGCTCAAGAAACGGCAAATACCATTCAGAAATCTCTTGATGCATCAAGGTGA